In one Nocardioides sp. NBC_00368 genomic region, the following are encoded:
- a CDS encoding ribose-phosphate diphosphokinase: MTKRTTEKQLMLFSGRAHPVLAEEVADLLGTKLTPTSAYDFANSEIYVRYEESVRGSDAFVIQSHTAPINQWLMEHLIMVDALKRASAKRITVVMPFWGYSRQDKKHRGREPISARLVADMFKTAGADRIISVDLHADQLQGYFDGPVDHLMALPLLTDYIKDKYGNQPLAVVSPDAGRIKVAERWAARLGGAPLAFIHKTRDINRPNETVANRVVGEVKDRICILTDDMIDTGGTIVKAADALMADGAAGVIICATHAILSDPAVDRLKNSTAIEVVITNTLPVPEEKQFDKLTTLSIAPMVARAIREVFEDGSVTSMFDGHA, encoded by the coding sequence ATGACCAAGCGCACCACCGAGAAGCAGTTGATGCTCTTCAGCGGCCGGGCTCACCCGGTCCTCGCCGAGGAGGTCGCCGACCTTCTGGGAACGAAGCTGACGCCGACCTCGGCCTACGACTTCGCCAACTCCGAGATCTACGTACGCTACGAGGAGTCGGTGCGCGGCTCGGACGCGTTCGTGATCCAGTCGCACACCGCGCCGATCAACCAGTGGCTCATGGAGCACCTGATCATGGTCGACGCGCTGAAGCGGGCCTCGGCCAAGCGGATCACCGTCGTGATGCCGTTCTGGGGCTACTCCCGCCAGGACAAGAAGCACCGCGGTCGCGAGCCGATCTCGGCCCGTCTGGTCGCCGACATGTTCAAGACCGCGGGTGCGGACCGGATCATCTCCGTCGACCTCCACGCCGACCAGCTCCAGGGCTACTTCGACGGCCCGGTCGACCACCTGATGGCGCTGCCGCTGCTGACCGACTACATCAAGGACAAGTACGGCAACCAGCCGCTCGCGGTCGTCTCTCCCGACGCCGGCCGGATCAAGGTCGCCGAGCGATGGGCCGCGCGGCTCGGTGGGGCGCCGCTGGCGTTCATCCACAAGACCCGCGACATCAACCGGCCCAACGAGACCGTCGCCAACCGTGTCGTCGGTGAGGTCAAGGACCGCATCTGCATCCTGACCGACGACATGATCGACACCGGTGGCACGATCGTGAAGGCCGCCGACGCGCTGATGGCCGACGGTGCGGCCGGCGTGATCATCTGCGCGACCCACGCGATCCTCTCCGACCCGGCCGTCGACCGGCTGAAGAACTCCACCGCCATCGAGGTCGTCATCACCAACACCCTCCCGGTGCCGGAGGAGAAGCAGTTCGACAAGCTCACCACGCTCTCCATCGCCCCGATGGTCGCGCGTGCGATCCGTGAGGTCTTCGAGGACGGCTCGGTGACCTCGATGTTCGACGGCCACGCCTGA
- a CDS encoding putative immunity protein: protein MAGDFELTTDELRVVARYVAETAAEVLPLFEAAVPGDPRPRLALDAAWEFVGGARRTKLQRVTSLDAHRAAAEAPSEEARLAARSAGDAAAAAYLHPLADAAQVGHILRAAASVARIAEIEASGDPESAVASLDRAVERADRVLIDVLSRYPAVPVGRNRVAELMSSLDRRLRASR from the coding sequence GTGGCCGGCGACTTCGAGCTGACGACCGACGAGCTCCGGGTCGTCGCCCGCTACGTCGCGGAGACCGCCGCCGAGGTCCTGCCGCTCTTCGAGGCGGCGGTGCCCGGCGACCCCCGCCCGCGTCTCGCGCTCGATGCGGCCTGGGAGTTCGTCGGTGGGGCGAGACGTACGAAGCTGCAGCGGGTCACCTCCCTGGACGCGCACCGCGCCGCGGCCGAGGCGCCGTCCGAGGAAGCCCGACTGGCGGCACGGAGCGCCGGGGACGCCGCCGCGGCCGCCTACCTGCATCCGCTCGCCGATGCCGCTCAGGTCGGTCACATCCTGCGTGCCGCCGCGAGCGTCGCGCGGATCGCGGAGATCGAGGCGTCGGGTGATCCCGAGTCCGCCGTGGCGTCCCTCGACCGTGCCGTCGAGCGGGCTGATCGCGTGCTGATCGATGTGCTCTCGCGCTACCCGGCCGTGCCGGTGGGCAGGAACCGTGTCGCCGAGCTGATGAGCTCCCTCGACCGTCGTCTTCGGGCGTCTCGCTGA
- a CDS encoding NUDIX hydrolase gives MPIPDFIVALRRKIGTELLWLPGVTAVVRRADEILLVRRADNGSWTPITGIVDPGEQPATAAAREAKEETGVDISVDRLASAGATTPMVYPNGDRAVYMDLTFSCTWRSGEAYVADDESSDVGWFHVDELPEMHPELRARIDAALSGEVAARFATP, from the coding sequence ATGCCGATCCCAGACTTCATCGTCGCCCTCCGCCGCAAGATCGGCACGGAGCTGCTCTGGCTCCCCGGCGTGACGGCAGTGGTGCGCAGAGCCGACGAGATCCTCCTGGTGCGGCGAGCCGACAACGGCAGCTGGACGCCGATCACCGGAATCGTCGATCCCGGCGAGCAGCCGGCGACGGCAGCCGCACGAGAGGCGAAGGAGGAGACGGGGGTGGACATCTCGGTCGACCGGCTCGCGTCAGCAGGCGCAACGACTCCGATGGTCTATCCCAACGGCGACCGAGCGGTCTACATGGACCTCACGTTCAGCTGCACGTGGCGCTCCGGTGAGGCGTATGTCGCCGATGACGAGTCCAGCGACGTCGGCTGGTTCCACGTGGACGAACTGCCCGAGATGCACCCCGAGCTCCGGGCGAGGATCGATGCGGCCCTCTCGGGAGAGGTCGCAGCCCGGTTCGCCACCCCCTGA
- a CDS encoding LCP family protein, which translates to MKKSRIWLGVGIAFVVLVGAVTGTGWYLAHRLDDQVRTVDVFDGLEERPEPASEAAGAMNILLLGTDGRTGGEATTGSEATASWTPGEQRADTMMLLHLSADRRSASVVSIPRDAWVRIPGHGKAKVNAAFSQGGPRLSVQTVEKLTGVRIDHVAWVDWAGFEEIGDLLGGVEVYVPETVHDSARDRTWTKGKHLLSGEEALLYVRQRYGLPGGDLDRVKRQQYVLRSILRGLRQSVDPKDPKKAYDLLDIITRHLTVDSGFSGGDLRGLALDLARMPSEDLTFFTAPVAGLGREGKQSVVHLDVRKGRQLWTAMREDEMEAWLDRNPEVLTGRTVS; encoded by the coding sequence ATGAAGAAGTCGCGCATCTGGCTCGGCGTCGGGATCGCGTTCGTCGTTCTCGTCGGCGCCGTCACCGGCACCGGCTGGTACCTCGCCCACCGCCTCGACGACCAGGTCCGGACCGTCGACGTCTTCGACGGGCTCGAGGAGCGTCCGGAGCCGGCGAGCGAGGCCGCGGGAGCGATGAACATCCTGCTGCTCGGCACCGACGGGCGCACCGGCGGCGAGGCGACGACCGGCAGCGAGGCCACCGCGTCGTGGACACCCGGTGAGCAGCGGGCCGACACGATGATGCTCCTCCATCTCAGCGCGGACCGCCGCTCGGCCTCGGTCGTCTCCATCCCACGAGACGCGTGGGTGCGGATCCCCGGCCACGGCAAGGCCAAGGTCAACGCCGCCTTCTCCCAGGGCGGTCCGCGACTCAGCGTGCAGACGGTCGAGAAGCTCACCGGCGTACGCATCGACCACGTGGCCTGGGTCGACTGGGCCGGGTTCGAGGAGATCGGCGACCTCCTCGGCGGCGTCGAGGTCTATGTCCCCGAGACCGTCCACGACTCCGCGCGCGACCGCACCTGGACCAAGGGCAAGCACCTGCTCAGCGGGGAGGAGGCCTTGCTCTACGTACGCCAGCGCTACGGCCTCCCCGGCGGCGACCTCGACCGGGTGAAGCGCCAGCAGTACGTCCTGCGCTCCATCCTGCGCGGCCTGCGGCAGAGCGTCGACCCGAAGGACCCCAAGAAGGCCTACGACCTCCTCGACATCATCACCCGCCATCTCACCGTCGACTCCGGCTTCTCCGGCGGCGACCTCCGGGGCCTCGCCCTCGATCTCGCCCGGATGCCTTCTGAGGACCTGACCTTCTTCACCGCCCCGGTCGCCGGGTTGGGACGGGAAGGAAAGCAGAGCGTGGTCCACCTCGATGTCCGCAAGGGGCGCCAACTGTGGACCGCGATGCGCGAGGACGAGATGGAGGCGTGGCTCGATCGGAACCCAGAGGTTCTGACGGGGCGGACGGTCAGCTGA